The proteins below are encoded in one region of Ferroplasma acidiphilum:
- a CDS encoding cytochrome ubiquinol oxidase subunit I, translated as MFNISYPVWDSAMFAYTISAHILLVSLSMGLAITVTIAEFLALKKKDKYYDTLAYKLSKALVIFFAVGTASGTVMAMELFLFWPSFMKLVGEVAMGPFYVEVFSFLLEAIALPMYVYFWKDFKNRWEHWGLSLAVTIGTYLSAFTVTEINAWMNTPNGFDVAKFVSSNGTVITNVNPFAPFITASTAAEELHMSGAVYYAGIAMILGYLIYKYLKTTNMSEKMIYRRGINITAVFMILDIIYLGATGSNELSTLMVIEPIKYTALELDLHATIGTSFATMAPEHIFGVLINHKLAYAPSFPYAQSLLAFPLTFGKGSIPGLIPLTTYKGVTDYGVWPPYVVHDTLDLMVGFGVLMGLYWLYVVVQYFRKKDPLSHRFTLLGGIVVAIMGVFTMEDGWYTAEVGRVPFIIKSPVPGGFVVDGTKYYGTMTIAHAASTSPLVFPLGIAIIIFYLALFPLTFYFAGKVMKLSNVDEDLKLGEDDIKMEDERKARKSVSAKAGMR; from the coding sequence ATGTTCAACATATCATACCCGGTTTGGGATAGTGCAATGTTTGCTTACACTATATCCGCTCATATCTTGCTGGTATCGCTGAGTATGGGTCTGGCAATAACAGTAACTATAGCAGAATTCCTTGCACTGAAAAAGAAGGATAAATATTATGATACACTTGCATACAAACTTTCAAAGGCTCTTGTGATATTCTTTGCAGTAGGAACTGCTTCAGGAACTGTAATGGCTATGGAATTATTCCTCTTCTGGCCATCCTTTATGAAGCTGGTTGGAGAAGTGGCCATGGGGCCATTCTATGTCGAAGTTTTCTCTTTCCTGCTTGAGGCTATAGCCCTTCCAATGTATGTATATTTCTGGAAAGATTTCAAAAACAGGTGGGAACACTGGGGATTAAGCCTCGCAGTTACAATAGGCACATACCTATCCGCATTCACAGTTACTGAAATAAATGCATGGATGAATACGCCTAATGGATTTGACGTGGCTAAATTTGTTTCCTCAAATGGAACTGTAATAACAAATGTTAATCCATTTGCCCCATTTATCACAGCTTCGACGGCAGCGGAGGAACTACACATGTCAGGTGCTGTATACTACGCCGGTATAGCTATGATTCTTGGGTATCTTATATACAAATATTTGAAGACAACTAATATGTCTGAAAAAATGATCTACCGGAGAGGAATAAATATAACAGCAGTTTTCATGATTCTAGATATTATATATTTAGGAGCAACCGGTTCAAATGAACTTTCAACTTTAATGGTTATAGAACCTATAAAATACACAGCACTGGAACTTGACCTACATGCCACAATAGGGACATCATTCGCTACCATGGCACCGGAGCATATATTCGGAGTATTAATAAATCATAAGCTTGCATATGCTCCTTCATTTCCATATGCCCAGTCATTGCTGGCATTTCCTTTAACATTCGGCAAAGGGTCTATACCCGGGCTTATACCTCTAACAACATACAAGGGTGTTACAGATTACGGAGTATGGCCACCTTATGTAGTGCACGATACCCTTGACCTTATGGTAGGATTCGGTGTTTTAATGGGATTATACTGGCTCTATGTAGTGGTACAGTATTTCAGGAAGAAAGACCCGTTAAGCCACAGGTTTACACTCCTTGGTGGAATAGTTGTTGCAATAATGGGCGTATTTACCATGGAAGATGGGTGGTACACAGCCGAAGTTGGCAGAGTTCCATTCATAATAAAGTCACCTGTTCCTGGTGGTTTTGTTGTCGATGGTACCAAATATTACGGTACAATGACAATTGCTCATGCCGCCTCAACATCACCTCTTGTGTTCCCACTTGGAATTGCAATTATAATATTTTATCTTGCATTATTCCCATTAACGTTCTATTTCGCGGGAAAAGTAATGAAATTATCAAACGTGGACGAAGATCTTAAATTGGGTGAAGATGACATAAAAATGGAAGACGAAAGAAAGGCAAGGAAATCTGTTTCAGCAAAGGCAGGGATGAGGTGA
- a CDS encoding menaquinone biosynthesis family protein, producing the protein MKMLIAHTPDPDDAFMFYAMFEHKIKTSFEYDQVVKDIETLNKESVDLKYDVTAISANGYMHVSDKYDLTTSGASFGISYGPQVIAKKNIDLKGKTIASPGKYTSAELLYRMFAPEAGTLKEIRFDKIVNAIMENEVDAGILIHDEQLTYQDKGLVPVLNLYDEWKKYAGDLPIPLGFNAIRKDMPIEDKLKYKADFENSIKYAFEHETDAVKYAMKYSRYDDFELERKFILMYVNELSVDFGEKGRKALDLYYKRAAEKNIIKPFKPTIV; encoded by the coding sequence ATGAAAATGTTGATAGCACACACACCGGATCCGGATGACGCCTTTATGTTTTACGCCATGTTTGAGCATAAAATCAAGACATCATTTGAATATGACCAGGTAGTAAAAGATATAGAAACACTGAACAAGGAATCTGTAGATTTAAAGTACGACGTCACTGCAATATCTGCGAATGGATATATGCATGTTTCTGATAAATATGACCTGACAACTTCTGGAGCAAGTTTTGGTATAAGTTATGGGCCACAGGTAATAGCCAAAAAAAATATTGACCTGAAAGGAAAGACTATAGCAAGCCCAGGAAAATACACTTCCGCAGAATTGCTGTACAGGATGTTTGCACCGGAAGCAGGCACATTAAAAGAGATACGCTTTGATAAAATCGTAAACGCAATTATGGAAAATGAAGTAGATGCTGGAATACTTATACATGATGAACAGTTGACTTATCAGGATAAGGGGCTTGTACCTGTTCTGAACCTTTACGATGAATGGAAAAAATATGCAGGGGACCTCCCCATACCTTTAGGATTTAATGCAATACGCAAGGATATGCCCATAGAGGATAAACTGAAATACAAAGCGGACTTTGAAAATTCAATAAAATATGCATTTGAACACGAAACTGACGCGGTAAAATACGCAATGAAATATTCAAGATACGATGACTTTGAGCTTGAAAGAAAGTTTATTTTAATGTATGTAAATGAACTCTCGGTAGATTTCGGTGAAAAGGGCCGGAAGGCACTGGACCTCTATTATAAAAGGGCTGCAGAAAAAAATATAATTAAGCCATTTAAACCTACCATAGTTTAA